The Coffea arabica cultivar ET-39 chromosome 1e, Coffea Arabica ET-39 HiFi, whole genome shotgun sequence genome has a window encoding:
- the LOC113712079 gene encoding transcription repressor OFP17, whose translation MKVRNPSPFKCKLFNPCKKLLHFFKLRLGKPLFIRALQFRRSKYPPRKPRKRVLSIFDCLMPSRDMDRVLELKSFSDAGHSRAPFPSPLTPASVKMRAAIEEVVSGEEEVEDACRSFENHLVDMIVDEGKMRDLMDVEELLHCWNNLKSPVFIDLVCRFYGELCRDLFSNSPQQSAIASKTLLH comes from the coding sequence ATGAAGGTGAGAAATCCAAGTCCCTTCAAATGCAAGCTTTTCAATCCATGCAAAAAGTTGCTACATTTCTTTAAGCTTAGACTTGGGAAGCCCCTCTTTATAAGAGCCCTTCAGTTTCGTCGTTCCAAATATCCTCCCAGAAAGCCAAGAAAGCGAGTCCTTTCCATTTTTGATTGCCTAATGCCATCAAGAGACATGGATCGAGTCCTGGAGCTCAAGAGCTTTTCAGATGCTGGCCACAGCAGAGCACCATTTCCCTCGCCTCTCACGCCTGCTTCCGTGAAGATGAGGGCAGCCATTGAAGAGGTAGTTTCTGGGGAGGAAGAGGTGGAGGATGCGTGCAGAAGCTTCGAGAACCACTTGGTTGACATGATTGTTGATGAGGGGAAAATGAGAGATCTCATGGATGTAGAAGAGCTGCTCCATTGCTGGAATAATCTCAAGAGCCCTGTTTTCATTGACTTGGTATGCAGATTCTATGGAGAGTTATGCAGAGATCTGTTTTCCAACAGTCCCCAACAGAGTGCCATTGCTTCAAAGACGCTCCTACACTAG
- the LOC113712088 gene encoding transcription repressor OFP3-like, with product MGNYRFRLSDMMPNAWFYKLRDMSSRSRAASHPPAKKKSSSTSTKAPSQKSPYYLSQPRQSYYYSSDFSTKGSHQFRHGSTLPKGSDHLHFPDPPRRSSKRRTRRKTVYRPSPRRMNTTSFASDDHCNCHASSVTSVWLKPEQALVRDLFDSSTDSSVEPDFLRSPSSVFESDVIDAPESPNGLASRSSSCSCGFSSSATDIIIDVNAKSYTRKIEKLDAFDKMPELEDLPPILTKPAKFDDALEKAAKFRNSPKLERESAARHGSVSSKTVREETVKAKRETTSSPGTRKSVSHSTGIKLRANSPKLASKKIQGQGRKSVSGNRRSKTLQKKGFSESFAIVKASIDPEKDFRESMMEMIVENNIRASKDLEELLACYLSLNSDEYHELIIKAFEQIWFNMPDL from the coding sequence ATGGGGAATTACAGATTTAGATTGTCGGATATGATGCCAAATGCCTGGTTTTACAAGCTCAGAGATATGAGCAGCAGAAGCAGGGCTGCTTCTCATCCTCCTGCCAAGAAAAAGTCATCCTCAACCAGTACTAAAGCCCCCTCTCAGAAATCGCCCTACTACCTCTCTCAGCCAAGACAATCTTACTACTACAGCTCAGATTTCAGCACAAAAGGCAGCCACCAATTTCGCCATGGAAGCACATTACCAAAAGGCTCTGATCATCTTCACTTCCCTGATCCACCAAGAAGATCATCAAAGagaagaacaagaagaaagaCTGTTTATAGACCTTCTCCAAGACGGATGAATACGACCTCTTTCGCCTCTGATGATCATTGTAATTGTCATGCCTCCTCGGTAACTTCAGTCTGGCTGAAGCCTGAACAAGCCTTGGTCAGAGACTTGTTTGATTCTTCCACTGATAGTTCTGTTGAGCCGGACTTCCTGAGATCTCCATCCTCAGTGTTCGAGTCCGATGTCATTGATGCACCTGAATCGCCCAATGGACTGGCATCAAGGTCTAGTTCTTGCAGCTGTGGATTCAGTTCTTCGGCTACTGATATCATTATTGATGTGAATGCAAAATCCTACACTAGGAAAATTGAGAAGCTAGATGCATTTGACAAAATGCCAGAGCTGGAGGACCTCCCTCCAATTCTGACAAAGCCTGCAAAATTCGACGATGCATTAGAAAAAGCAGCCAAGTTTAGGAACTCGCCTAAATTGGAAAGGGAATCGGCAGCCCGTCATGGTTCAGTTTCTAGCAAAACTGTCAGGGAGGAAACTGTCAAGGCAAAAAGAGAAACAACAAGCAGCCCTGGAACGCGGAAATCTGTTTCCCACTCTACTGGGATAAAGCTGAGGGCTAATTCTCCAAAACTAGCAAGCAAGAAAATTCAGGGTCAAGGCAGAAAGAGCGTGTCAGGTAATAGGCGTTCAAAGACATTGCAGAAGAAGGGCTTCTCAGAGAGCTTTGCAATAGTAAAAGCATCCATCGATCCTGAAAAAGACTTCAGAGAATCGATGATGGAGATGATCGTAGAAAACAATATCCGGGCATCAAAGGATTTAGAAGAGCTTCTTGCTTGTTATCTTTCATTAAATTCAGATGAGTATCATGAGCTCATCATCAAGGCATTTGAGCAAATCTGGTTCAACATGCCTGATCTGTAA
- the LOC113712098 gene encoding probable serine/threonine-protein kinase WNK4 isoform X1: protein MYRAGRLSDRTGSTDESEDDHGYAETDPTGRYGRFDEILGKGAMKTVYKAIDEVLGMEVAWSQVKLSDLLRSAEDLERLYSEVHLLSALHHPSIMKFYTSWIDVERRTFNFITEMFTSGTLRQYKKKYKRVDIRAVKNWARQILEGLVYLHGHDPPVIHRDLKCDNIFVNGHLGQVKIGDLGLAAILRSSQRAHSVIGTPEFMAPELYEENYNELVDVYSFGMSILEMLTSEYPYSECNNPAQIYKKVTLGKKPRAFYKVQDLEAQRFIGKCLETASKRLSAKELMLDPFLMVDDFQDGPLKRIGSQKAFLNDNIGIEDLQLNEDIPETNMTITGKLNPEDDTIFLKVQITDKEGATRNVFFPFDMASDTPMGVAREMVRELDITDWTPSEIADMIDAEISGLLPYSKKWEHSQPPRYHILHYEEEEDHNHPFVDFSSCSSSQVSILDETFDDGSSQSSLHSEKHSNLNYCSDECDSLRFPRQQKLPATLSTHSSSRFCPGGNSSMAQSLARICPSLSKGMLVSQVTSTGSGKCTVDLRKLTRNRSLVDMRSQLLHRSLVEEVSKRRLSKTVGAVEHIGFQDPCRVSKKASGTVNGASSVRVTGDVRRQGQTTRA from the exons ATGTACAGAGCCGGGAGGTTGTCAGACCGTACGGGCAGTACCGATGAATCAGAGGACGATCATGGATATGCTGAAACTGATCCAACAGGGCGTTACGGTCGA TTTGATGAAATTCTTGGTAAAGGGGCGATGAAAACAGTGTACAAGGCGATTGATGAAGTCCTTGGAATGGAAGTAGCTTGGAGCCAAGTTAAACTCTCTGACTTGCTCCGATCAGCAGAGGACTTGGAGCGACTTTACTCTGAAGTGCACCTGCTCAGCGCACTTCATCACCCTTCAATCATGAAGTTTTACACATCTTGGATTGATGTTGAGCGAAGAACATTCAATTTCATCACTGAAATGTTCACTTCCGGAACTCTTCGACA GTACAAAAAGAAGTATAAGAGAGTGGACATTCGAGCAGTAAAGAATTGGGCTCGCCAAATTCTTGAAGGCCTTGTTTATTTGCATGGCCATGATCCTCCAGTTATCCACAGAGACCTGAAGTGTGATAATATATTTGTCAACGGCCATCTTGGACAAGTGAAGATTGGTGACCTAGGGCTGGCAGCAATTCTTCGTAGTTCTCAACGAGCACACAGCGTTATAG GTACTCCCGAGTTTATGGCGCCTGAGCTATATGAGGAAAACTATAACGAGCTGGTTGATGTTTACTCTTTTGGCATGTCTATCTTAGAGATGCTTACTTCTGAGTATCCATATAGCGAATGCAACAATCCAGCACAAATTTACAAGAAAGTGACATTG GGAAAGAAGCCTAGGGCTTTTTACAAAGTTCAAGACTTGGAAGCTCAGCGGTTCATTGGGAAATGCTTGGAGACCGCATCAAAGAGGTTATCAGCGAAAGAACTGATGCTTGATCCATTTCTAATGGTGGATGATTTTCAAGACGGGCCTTTGAAAAGGATAGGAAGTCAAAAAGCTTTTCTCAATGACAACATTGGAATTGAGGACCTGCAGTTGAATGAGGATATACCAGAGACCAACATGACCATAACAGGGAAGTTGAACCCCGAGGATGACACCATCTTTCTCAAAGTTCAGATTACTGATAAAGAAG GTGCTACAAGGAATGTATTCTTTCCATTTGATATGGCAAGTGATACTCCCATGGGTGTTGCCCGTGAAATGGTGAGGGAATTAGACATTACAGACTGGACTCCATCTGAAATTGCAGATATGATAGATGCAGAGATATCTGGTCTGCTACCATATTCAAAGAAATGGGAGCATTCTCAGCCACCACGCTACCATATACTTCATtatgaggaagaagaggatcaCAACCACCCTTTCGTTGATTTCTCATCTTGTTCATCATCCCAGGTCTCAATCTTAG ATGAGACATTTGATGATGGCAGCTCTCAGAGCTCTTTGCACTCCGAAAAGCATTCCAACTTGAACTACTGCTCTGATGAATGTGATTCCCTGAGATTCCCAAGGCAGCAAAAGTTGCCTGCCACTTTAAGTACCCACAGTTCTTCAAGGTTCTGTCCTGGAGGGAATTCTAGCATGGCGCAATCCCTTGCTAGAATTTGCCCTTCATTGTCCAAGGGTATGCTAGTTTCACAAGTAACTTCCACAGGTAGTGGTAAATGCACAGTGGACTTGCGCAAATTGACAAGGAACAGATCCCTGGTGGATATGCGCAGCCAGTTGCTGCATCGGTCCTTAGTTGAGGAGGTCAGtaagagacgtttgtcaaagACTGTTGGTGCAGTGGAACACATAGGGTTTCAAGATCCCTGTCGAGTTTCCAAAAAGGCCTCAGGGACAGTAAATGGTGCAAGTTCTGTGAGAGTCACCGGTGATGTTAGAAGGCAGGGACAGACAACAAGAGCTTAG
- the LOC113712098 gene encoding probable serine/threonine-protein kinase WNK4 isoform X2, translated as MKTVYKAIDEVLGMEVAWSQVKLSDLLRSAEDLERLYSEVHLLSALHHPSIMKFYTSWIDVERRTFNFITEMFTSGTLRQYKKKYKRVDIRAVKNWARQILEGLVYLHGHDPPVIHRDLKCDNIFVNGHLGQVKIGDLGLAAILRSSQRAHSVIGTPEFMAPELYEENYNELVDVYSFGMSILEMLTSEYPYSECNNPAQIYKKVTLGKKPRAFYKVQDLEAQRFIGKCLETASKRLSAKELMLDPFLMVDDFQDGPLKRIGSQKAFLNDNIGIEDLQLNEDIPETNMTITGKLNPEDDTIFLKVQITDKEGATRNVFFPFDMASDTPMGVAREMVRELDITDWTPSEIADMIDAEISGLLPYSKKWEHSQPPRYHILHYEEEEDHNHPFVDFSSCSSSQVSILDETFDDGSSQSSLHSEKHSNLNYCSDECDSLRFPRQQKLPATLSTHSSSRFCPGGNSSMAQSLARICPSLSKGMLVSQVTSTGSGKCTVDLRKLTRNRSLVDMRSQLLHRSLVEEVSKRRLSKTVGAVEHIGFQDPCRVSKKASGTVNGASSVRVTGDVRRQGQTTRA; from the exons ATGAAAACAGTGTACAAGGCGATTGATGAAGTCCTTGGAATGGAAGTAGCTTGGAGCCAAGTTAAACTCTCTGACTTGCTCCGATCAGCAGAGGACTTGGAGCGACTTTACTCTGAAGTGCACCTGCTCAGCGCACTTCATCACCCTTCAATCATGAAGTTTTACACATCTTGGATTGATGTTGAGCGAAGAACATTCAATTTCATCACTGAAATGTTCACTTCCGGAACTCTTCGACA GTACAAAAAGAAGTATAAGAGAGTGGACATTCGAGCAGTAAAGAATTGGGCTCGCCAAATTCTTGAAGGCCTTGTTTATTTGCATGGCCATGATCCTCCAGTTATCCACAGAGACCTGAAGTGTGATAATATATTTGTCAACGGCCATCTTGGACAAGTGAAGATTGGTGACCTAGGGCTGGCAGCAATTCTTCGTAGTTCTCAACGAGCACACAGCGTTATAG GTACTCCCGAGTTTATGGCGCCTGAGCTATATGAGGAAAACTATAACGAGCTGGTTGATGTTTACTCTTTTGGCATGTCTATCTTAGAGATGCTTACTTCTGAGTATCCATATAGCGAATGCAACAATCCAGCACAAATTTACAAGAAAGTGACATTG GGAAAGAAGCCTAGGGCTTTTTACAAAGTTCAAGACTTGGAAGCTCAGCGGTTCATTGGGAAATGCTTGGAGACCGCATCAAAGAGGTTATCAGCGAAAGAACTGATGCTTGATCCATTTCTAATGGTGGATGATTTTCAAGACGGGCCTTTGAAAAGGATAGGAAGTCAAAAAGCTTTTCTCAATGACAACATTGGAATTGAGGACCTGCAGTTGAATGAGGATATACCAGAGACCAACATGACCATAACAGGGAAGTTGAACCCCGAGGATGACACCATCTTTCTCAAAGTTCAGATTACTGATAAAGAAG GTGCTACAAGGAATGTATTCTTTCCATTTGATATGGCAAGTGATACTCCCATGGGTGTTGCCCGTGAAATGGTGAGGGAATTAGACATTACAGACTGGACTCCATCTGAAATTGCAGATATGATAGATGCAGAGATATCTGGTCTGCTACCATATTCAAAGAAATGGGAGCATTCTCAGCCACCACGCTACCATATACTTCATtatgaggaagaagaggatcaCAACCACCCTTTCGTTGATTTCTCATCTTGTTCATCATCCCAGGTCTCAATCTTAG ATGAGACATTTGATGATGGCAGCTCTCAGAGCTCTTTGCACTCCGAAAAGCATTCCAACTTGAACTACTGCTCTGATGAATGTGATTCCCTGAGATTCCCAAGGCAGCAAAAGTTGCCTGCCACTTTAAGTACCCACAGTTCTTCAAGGTTCTGTCCTGGAGGGAATTCTAGCATGGCGCAATCCCTTGCTAGAATTTGCCCTTCATTGTCCAAGGGTATGCTAGTTTCACAAGTAACTTCCACAGGTAGTGGTAAATGCACAGTGGACTTGCGCAAATTGACAAGGAACAGATCCCTGGTGGATATGCGCAGCCAGTTGCTGCATCGGTCCTTAGTTGAGGAGGTCAGtaagagacgtttgtcaaagACTGTTGGTGCAGTGGAACACATAGGGTTTCAAGATCCCTGTCGAGTTTCCAAAAAGGCCTCAGGGACAGTAAATGGTGCAAGTTCTGTGAGAGTCACCGGTGATGTTAGAAGGCAGGGACAGACAACAAGAGCTTAG